The proteins below are encoded in one region of Amycolatopsis acidiphila:
- a CDS encoding DUF47 domain-containing protein: MRLTPRDTRFFDLLTTAAGNLVTGAGLLTELISVPIAEREKVAQLMHDTEHLGDDATQEIMLALNTSFITPFDRQDIQLLASRLDDVLDDMDEAADLAVLYRIDEFPPGVEKMVELLARAAALTAEAMPGMRKVTELSAFWEEVNAIEDEADGVYRRLLAHLFNDGWAGGDPLKVMKAKEIVDRLESAADAFEHVADVVQTIAVKES, from the coding sequence GTGCGTTTGACGCCGCGCGACACCCGCTTCTTCGACCTGCTCACCACCGCGGCGGGCAACCTGGTCACGGGCGCGGGACTGCTGACCGAGCTGATCTCCGTGCCCATCGCCGAGCGCGAGAAGGTGGCCCAGCTCATGCACGACACCGAGCACCTGGGCGACGACGCCACGCAGGAGATCATGCTGGCGCTGAACACGTCGTTCATCACCCCGTTCGACCGGCAGGACATCCAGCTGCTGGCCTCCCGGCTCGACGACGTGCTCGACGACATGGACGAGGCCGCGGACCTCGCGGTGCTGTACCGGATCGACGAGTTCCCGCCCGGCGTGGAGAAGATGGTCGAGCTGCTGGCCCGCGCCGCCGCGCTGACCGCCGAGGCGATGCCCGGGATGCGCAAGGTCACCGAGCTGAGCGCGTTCTGGGAGGAGGTCAACGCCATCGAGGACGAGGCCGACGGGGTCTACCGGCGGCTGCTGGCGCACCTGTTCAACGACGGCTGGGCGGGCGGCGACCCGCTCAAGGTGATGAAGGCCAAGGAGATCGTCGACCGGCTCGAGTCGGCGGCCGACGCCTTCGAGCACGTCGCCGACGTGGTGCAGACCATCGCTGTCAAGGAGTCGTAG
- a CDS encoding NAD-dependent epimerase/dehydratase family protein, protein MGNGLRVVVTGASGNVGSSVVEALGADPGVGSILGIVRRQPGWTPPKTEWALADVAKDDLGYLLRGADVVIHLAWLFQPTHDPATTWAANVLGSIKLFEAAGREQVPALVHASSVGAYSPGPQDTPVDESWPTHGWPEAAYPREKAYLERYLDGFEPRHPGTRVVRMRPGFIFKRESASQQRRLFAGPFVPGLLARPSLIPVVPDIPGLRMQALHSADAGQAYRLAALRDVRGAFNLAAEPVLDADVLARLLGARKVRLPGWAVRGPLAAAWRLHAVPATPGLFETVLRLPIMDTTRARAELGWSPSYSATDAIGEFLGGLREGAGLNTPPLAPDGPGGRLRELRTGVGSRP, encoded by the coding sequence ATGGGCAACGGGCTACGGGTGGTCGTGACCGGCGCGAGCGGGAACGTGGGCAGCAGCGTCGTCGAGGCGCTCGGCGCCGATCCCGGGGTCGGCTCGATTCTCGGCATCGTGCGCCGCCAGCCGGGGTGGACGCCCCCGAAGACCGAATGGGCGCTGGCGGACGTCGCGAAGGACGACCTGGGCTACCTGCTGCGCGGGGCGGACGTGGTGATCCACCTCGCCTGGCTGTTCCAGCCGACGCACGACCCGGCGACCACGTGGGCGGCGAACGTGCTCGGCAGCATCAAGCTGTTCGAGGCGGCGGGCCGCGAACAGGTGCCCGCGCTCGTGCACGCCTCGTCCGTCGGCGCCTACTCACCGGGGCCGCAGGACACCCCGGTCGACGAGAGCTGGCCGACGCACGGCTGGCCGGAGGCCGCCTACCCGCGGGAAAAGGCCTATCTGGAGCGCTACCTCGACGGCTTCGAGCCGCGGCATCCCGGAACGCGGGTGGTGCGGATGCGGCCGGGGTTCATCTTCAAGCGGGAGTCGGCCTCCCAGCAGCGCCGGCTGTTCGCCGGGCCGTTCGTGCCCGGCCTGCTCGCCCGCCCGTCGCTGATCCCCGTGGTGCCGGACATCCCCGGCCTGCGGATGCAGGCCCTGCACAGCGCCGACGCCGGCCAGGCCTACCGGCTCGCCGCCCTGCGCGACGTGCGCGGCGCGTTCAACCTCGCCGCCGAGCCCGTGCTCGACGCGGACGTCCTCGCCCGGCTGCTCGGCGCCCGCAAGGTGCGGCTGCCCGGCTGGGCCGTCCGCGGCCCGCTGGCCGCCGCGTGGCGGCTGCACGCCGTCCCGGCGACACCGGGGCTGTTCGAGACCGTACTTCGGCTGCCGATCATGGACACGACCCGGGCGCGCGCGGAACTGGGCTGGTCACCGAGCTACAGTGCCACGGACGCCATCGGGGAGTTCCTGGGCGGGCTGCGCGAGGGCGCGGGGCTGAACACGCCACCGCTGGCCCCCGACGGCCCGGGCGGGCGGCTCCGCGAACTGAGGACCGGCGTCGGCAGCCGACCCTGA
- a CDS encoding pyridoxamine 5'-phosphate oxidase family protein — protein MLDPSGLEIVDRAECLALLATARVGRVVFTARGLPAVQPVKFLCGQDAVWFPAQAHTDLFGAAQDGVVAFEADAFDAGLETGWWVTVLGRAGVVRDCDLPQRRPDLSWQVPGGDLRCVRIPIEVVSGRRVTR, from the coding sequence ATGCTGGACCCGTCCGGCCTGGAGATCGTCGACCGGGCCGAGTGCCTCGCGCTGCTCGCCACGGCCAGGGTCGGCCGGGTGGTGTTCACCGCCCGCGGCCTGCCCGCGGTGCAGCCGGTGAAGTTCCTGTGCGGGCAGGACGCGGTCTGGTTCCCGGCGCAGGCGCACACCGACCTCTTCGGCGCCGCGCAGGACGGCGTGGTCGCGTTCGAGGCCGACGCGTTCGACGCCGGGCTCGAGACCGGCTGGTGGGTCACCGTGCTCGGCCGGGCGGGCGTGGTGCGGGACTGCGACCTCCCGCAGCGTCGCCCGGACCTGTCCTGGCAGGTCCCCGGCGGGGACCTGCGCTGCGTGCGGATTCCGATCGAGGTCGTTTCCGGGCGGCGGGTGACGCGGTA
- a CDS encoding SDR family oxidoreductase, whose amino-acid sequence MSKPPQQQQPPGSTGQMRPRPRDSMSDYEGRDLLKDRRALITGGDSGIGRAVAVAFAKEGADVAIAYLNEHSDAEHTAELVRKEGRQCLLLPGDLAGAQQCRSVVEDTVRAFGGLDLLVNNIATQQELDSPEQLTEEQWLHTFDVNIHSYFRVTRAALPHLGDGSAIVNTASVNGLRGNKKLIDYSATKGAIIAWTYSMAQALAERGIRINCVAPGPVWTPLIPATLSEEHVEKFGEQVPMKRMAHPDELAPSYVFLASDRLSSYYTGEVIAALGGETMPG is encoded by the coding sequence ATGAGCAAACCCCCGCAGCAACAGCAGCCGCCCGGCTCGACGGGCCAGATGCGCCCGCGGCCGCGGGACTCGATGAGCGACTACGAAGGCCGCGACCTGCTGAAGGACCGGCGGGCGCTGATCACCGGCGGCGACTCGGGCATCGGCCGCGCCGTCGCGGTGGCCTTCGCGAAGGAGGGCGCCGACGTCGCGATCGCGTACCTCAACGAGCACTCCGACGCCGAGCACACCGCCGAACTGGTGCGCAAGGAGGGCAGGCAGTGCCTGCTGCTGCCCGGCGACCTCGCCGGCGCGCAGCAGTGCCGGTCGGTGGTCGAGGACACGGTGCGCGCCTTCGGCGGGCTCGACCTGCTGGTGAACAACATCGCCACTCAGCAGGAACTCGACTCGCCCGAACAGCTCACCGAGGAGCAGTGGCTGCACACGTTCGACGTGAACATCCACAGCTACTTCCGGGTGACGCGGGCGGCGCTGCCGCATCTCGGCGATGGCAGCGCGATCGTCAACACCGCCTCGGTGAACGGCTTGCGCGGCAACAAGAAGCTCATCGACTACTCCGCGACCAAGGGCGCGATCATCGCCTGGACGTACTCGATGGCGCAGGCGCTGGCCGAGCGCGGGATCCGGATCAACTGCGTGGCGCCGGGTCCGGTGTGGACACCCCTGATCCCGGCGACCCTGTCGGAGGAGCACGTCGAGAAGTTCGGCGAGCAGGTGCCGATGAAACGGATGGCCCATCCGGACGAGCTCGCGCCGTCGTACGTGTTCCTCGCGTCGGACCGGCTTTCGTCCTACTACACCGGGGAAGTCATCGCCGCGCTCGGCGGCGAGACGATGCCCGGCTGA
- a CDS encoding ChaB family protein, whose product MPGREVLPSTLKRSPKKAQDTWVKAHDSAAKTYGDGRRAHQTAYSALKHSYEKVGDHWEEKEGGKKGPSDSQAKRGANRKPTKTAGGVDASASKNHLYELAQKLDIKGRSSMSKPELVKALQKANTRQTAKSRGK is encoded by the coding sequence ATGCCGGGACGAGAGGTTCTGCCCAGCACGCTGAAACGTTCGCCGAAGAAGGCCCAGGACACCTGGGTGAAGGCACACGACTCGGCGGCGAAGACCTACGGCGACGGCCGACGGGCACACCAGACCGCGTACTCCGCGCTGAAGCACTCCTACGAGAAGGTCGGCGACCACTGGGAGGAGAAGGAGGGCGGCAAGAAGGGCCCTTCCGACAGCCAGGCGAAGCGGGGCGCCAACCGCAAGCCGACGAAGACCGCCGGCGGCGTGGACGCCTCGGCGAGCAAGAACCACCTCTACGAGCTGGCCCAGAAGCTCGACATCAAGGGCCGCTCGTCGATGAGCAAGCCGGAGCTGGTGAAGGCGCTGCAGAAGGCCAACACCCGCCAGACCGCGAAGTCACGCGGCAAGTAG
- a CDS encoding DUF5709 domain-containing protein, producing MAEPRSEQQESLELEAEPKPLEDPVSWRATDPDYAREPDAEDTGNQFVAPDRANDLVDREKKAVADDAGTEHPAAGAEEQAMHVEDGGV from the coding sequence ATGGCGGAGCCGAGGTCCGAACAGCAGGAAAGCCTCGAGCTGGAGGCGGAGCCGAAGCCCCTGGAGGACCCCGTCAGCTGGCGGGCGACCGATCCGGACTACGCGCGCGAACCCGACGCCGAGGACACGGGCAACCAGTTCGTCGCGCCGGACCGCGCGAACGACCTGGTCGACCGGGAGAAGAAGGCGGTCGCCGACGACGCGGGCACGGAGCATCCCGCCGCCGGCGCCGAGGAGCAGGCGATGCACGTGGAGGACGGTGGCGTTTGA